The following is a genomic window from Geoalkalibacter halelectricus.
TGAGTGAATCCATCAACGGCATCGGTTATTCGGGCATCGGCTACATCACCTCGGGCGTGCGCGCCATTCCCCTGGGCAAGGAGCCTGGCAAGTTCTTCGAGCCCAACGCCGAAAACGCCGCCAGCGGCGACTATCCCCTGGCGCGCCTGCTCTATGTCTACATCAACAAGCACCCCAACCGCGACCTTTCGCCCCTGGAGCGCGAGTTCGTGAAGCTGGTGCTCTCCCAGGAAGGTCAGGAGGTCGTGGTACGCGACGGCTACATCCCCCTGCCGGCGAGCATCGCCAAGAAAACCCTGGAAGAACTCGGCATCAAGTAACAACGATTGCCGGCGCTTGACCCCTCTTGCCCGCCCCGCCGCCTGTCGGTGGGGCGGGCAAGCCGCGCCCGGCGGCAGGAGTATGGACGTTTTGCAGCAAACGAAACTTTCGATTTTTGACCGGCCGGTGCAGGGCGGTAAGCGAGGTAGGACTCATGCGTGAAGACAACGCCCGGACCTCCGGAACGAATAACGGCACTGCGAGCGGCCTGCCGGATCAGGCGCGCCGCGATCGGCTGAAAAAGTGGCGGCGCGCCAAGGACCACTTCTCAACCTACGGTGTGTCGGCCGGTGGGTTGGGAGTGGTTTTCGCCCTGGCGCTGATATTCATCTACCTCTTCTACGAGGTGTTTCCCCTGCTGCGTTCGGCGGACATCACCCCGGTTTCGAGCTACGCCCTGCACGAGGGCGGCATCGAGCACTTCAGCCTGGAGCGCTACAACGAACTGGCGGCCATTCACACCAGCGATGGACGGGTGCGGTTTCTGGAAGCCGGCGATGGGCAATTGCGCCGCGAGGTGGTGCTGCCGCTTCCGGAGGATGCCTCCATCAGTGCCTTCGCCGCCGGAGATCCCAGCGAGGGGTTGTTCATCTACGGTCTCGATGACGGGCGCGCCCTGGTCGCGCGCACCGAGTACCGGTTGAGCTATCCCCAGGATCGCCGCCATATTGAGCCCCAGATCGCCTATCCCCTGGGCGCCGAGGCGGTAAGCGTCGATGCCGCTGGCGCCGCCTTGCGCCGGGTTGCGGTGCAGGAGACCGGGCGCGGATTCACGGTGGCCGCGGCCACCGACGACGGGCGCCTGCTACTTGCCGTGTACACCGCCACGGTGTCGCTGTTCACCGGGGAGGTGAGCCTACGCCGCCAGGAATATATTTTGCCCAGCCCTGCGCAGCCGGCCGAAAAGCTGCTGATCGACGGCGCGGGGCGCAATCTCTTCGTCACCGATGCCCTCGGCGCCATCCATTATTACGACATCAGCAATCCGGCCGCCGCCATCCTGGTGCACAGCGTCGCGGCGGTGGCGCCGGGCGCGACCATCAGCGCCGTGGAATTTCTCAAGGGATCGGTGTCCCTGATCGTCGGGGGCACGGACGGCACCCTCAGCCAGTGGTTTTTGGTGCGCGACGCCGACAACGTGCAGAAATTGACGCGCATTCGCGACTTTCTGCCCCACGCCGCGGCCATCACCACCCTGGCTCCGGAGTACAACCGCAAAGGCTTCGTCGCCGCCGACGCCTCGGGGTCCATCGGCATTCACTACGCCACTTCCCAGCGTACCCTGCTCATGGAGCCGATCAGCGACAAGCCGCTGGTGCATTTGGGGCTCTCGCCCGTCAATATTGCCCTGCTGGCGGTGGATGAGGCCGGCCGGGTGCATTATTTCGATCTCGACAACCCCCATCCCCAGGTGTCCATGTCGGCGCTGTGGAGCAAGGTCTGGTACGAGGGTCGCGAGGGCCCCGCCTATGTCTGGCAGTCGTCCTCGGCCAGCGACGACTTCGAATCCAAGTTCAGCCTCGTGCCCCTCACCCTCGGCACCCTCAAGGCGGCATTTTTCGCCATGCTCTTCGCCATCCCCCTGGCCATCATGGCGGCGGTCTATTCGGCTTATTTCATGACCCGCGCCCTGCGCGGCTTCGTCAAGCCGACCATCGAGGTCATGGAGGCTTTGCCCACGGTCATCCTCGGCTTTCTTGCCGGGTTGTGGCTGGCGCCCTTCATCGAGCGCAATCTGCCCGCAGTCTTCGCCATCTTCCTGTTCATCCCCCTGGCCATGCTGCTGGCCTCCTTTCTCTGGTCGTGCCTGCCGGCCGATTTTCGCGCGCGGATCTCGCCGGGCTGGGAAGGCGCGCTGCTGGTGCCGGTGGTGTTGGTGGTCGGATGGCTGTGCGTGGCCATGAGCCCGCAGGTCGAGGTGTGGTTCTTTGACGGCAGCATGCGTCAGTGGCTAACCGAGGTGGGCATCACCTACGATCAGCGCAATGCCCTGGTGGTCGGCATCGCCATGGGTTTCGCGGTCATCCCGACGATCTTCTCCATCACCGAGGATGCGGTGTTCAACGTGCCCAAGCATCTCACCCAGGGCTCCATGGCCTTGGGCGCGACCCCCTGGCAGACGGTGGTGGGTGTGGTGATTCCCACCGCCAGCCCCGGCATCTTCTCGGCGGTGATGATCGGCTTCGGCCGCGCGGTGGGTGAAACCATGATCGTGCTCATGGCCACTGGCAACAGCCCCATCACCAACTTCAACATTTTCGAGGGAATGCGCACGCTGTCGGCGAACATCGCGGTGGAGCTGCCGGAAACGGCGGTGGCCAGCACCCATTTCCGCATTCTGTTTCTGTCGGCGCTGGTGCTCTTTGTCATCACCTTCATTGTCAATACGGTGGCCGAGGTGGTGCGTCAGCGCTTGAGAAAACGTTACAGCTCCCTATAAGGTTGGATGACTGATGAAGACTTGGCTTAAAAGCGGCAGCCCCTATATCTGGCTGACCGGCGGCGCCATGACCCTGTGCATGGTGATGGTGATTGGTCTGCTGCTGCTGATCGGGGTGCGCGGCTTCAGCCATTTTTGGCCGGCGGCCATTGTCGAGACCACCTACACCCTGCCCGGGGCCGAGCCCGTGCGCCTGCTCGGCGAGATATCGCGCAGCGAAACCCTCACGGCGGTCCAGGTTCGTGAAGCCGGCATCGAGGTGCCCGAGGGCCAGCAGCTCGTGACCCGTCACCTGTTCAAGCAGGGCACCCGCGATCACCTCGGTCGTGATTTCGTCTGGTATCTCGACGACTTTATGAGCGAGTGGCGTTATCCCAAGGATGCCCTGATGCTGGAGCGCCGCGAGTGGGGAAATTTCTACGGCTATCCCGTCGAACTGCGCGAAGGCGATCAGGTGGTGGCGCGCGGTGAGGCGCTGCCCCGGGAACTTGCTGCGCGCGTCAAGCGCAGCAACGATCTCTTCGAGCAGATTCGGCGCATTGAGCGCCGCGACATCGGCAACATCAATATGCGTCTGGAGCGCATTCGCCTCGCCGAACGCCGCCTTGAGCTGAGCGACGATGTCCCCCCGGCGCAAGTCGCCGAACAGAAGGAGGGCTTCGCCCGCGAACGCGCGGAGCTTGACGCCGAGTATCTGGTCCTGCAGGACCAGCTCGATCAGCTCTACCTCGACATGCGCCGCGATACCCTGGTGGCGGAAATCATGGACGGCCGCCAGGTGGAAATCTCCCTGGCCAACATCGTGCGCGCCTCCCAGCCCAACGCCATGGGGCTGGGGAGCAAGTTGGCCTACTACGGCGACCGCCTCTGGGAATTTCTCGCCGGCTACCCGCGCGAGGCCAATACCGAGGGCGGAATCTTTCCCGCCATTTTCGGGACCGTGACCATGGTTTTCGTCATGTCCATCATCGTCACGCCCTTCGGGATTCTGGCCGCCATCTATCTGCGCGAATACGCCAAGCAAGGCCCGCTGCTGCGGATTATTCGCGTGTCGGTCTACAACCTGGCGGGGGTGCCCTCCATCGTGTTCGGCGTGTTCGGGCTGGGCTTTTTCGTCTATTTCATCGGCGGCGGCATCGATCGCCTGTTCTATCCCGAAGCCCTGCCCGCACCGACCTTCGGCACCCCGGGCCTGTTCTGGGTGTCCTTGACCCTGGCTCTGCTGACCCTGCCGGTGGTCATCGTCGCCACCGAGGAGGGCCTGGCGCGCATTCCGCGCACGGTGCGCGAGGGCAGCCTGGCCCTGGGCGCGACCAAGGCCGAAACCCTGTGGCGCATCGTCGTGCCCCAGGCTACCCCGGCCATGATGACCGGATTGATCCTGGCCATCGCCCGCGCCGCCGGCGAGGTGGCGCCGCTCATGCTGGTCGGGGTGGTGAAGCTGGCGCCGACCCTGCCCATCGACGGCCACTTCCCCTTCGTGCACCTGGAACGCAAGATCATGCACCTGGGCTTTCACATCTTCGACGTCGGCTTCCAGAGCCCCAACGTCGAGGCGGCGCGTCCCCTGGTCTACGCCACCGCCCTGACCCTGGTCATCATCATCATCGCCCTGAACATGGCGGCGGTGGCGATCCGCAACCATCTGCGGGAAAAATACCGCAGCGAATCGGACTGAGAGGTTTAAGAAACTAATGATGCTGAGCGAACCCACTGCGGCTAAATCCGTGCTTTCGACCCGCCCGCCCCAGATGCCCGCGACCAGCGGCATGACCAAGAAGCTCTCCCTGGAGAAGGAGACTTTCTGCCTGGAGACGCGCAATCTCAACCTCTACTACGGCAGCAAGCAGGCGCTGCGCGGGATCAACATCCGGATTCCGACCAACCGGGTCACCGCCTTCATCGGCCCCAGCGGCTGCGGCAAGTCGACGCTGCTGCGCTGCTTCAACCGCATGAATGACCTCATCGACATCTGTCGCATCGAAGGCGAAATTCTCTTGGACGGCCAGGACATCAATCACCGCTCGGTGGACGTGGCGGAGTTGCGCCGTCGGGTTGGCATGGTGTTCCAGAAGCCCAATCCCTTTCCCAAGACCATCTATGAGAATGTCGCCTACGGCCTGCGCCTGCAGGGGGTCAGGAATCGCCAGGTGCTCGACCAGGCGGTGGAGCGCTCCCTGCGCGGCGCCGCCCTGTGGGACGAGGTCAAGGACCGCCTGCACGACAACGCCTTCGGACTCTCCGGCGGCCAGCAGCAGCGCCTGGTCATTGCCCGCGCCATCGCCATCGAGCCGGAGGTCATTCTGCTCGATGAGCCCTGCAGTGCCCTTGACCCCA
Proteins encoded in this region:
- the pstB gene encoding phosphate ABC transporter ATP-binding protein PstB, which translates into the protein MTKKLSLEKETFCLETRNLNLYYGSKQALRGINIRIPTNRVTAFIGPSGCGKSTLLRCFNRMNDLIDICRIEGEILLDGQDINHRSVDVAELRRRVGMVFQKPNPFPKTIYENVAYGLRLQGVRNRQVLDQAVERSLRGAALWDEVKDRLHDNAFGLSGGQQQRLVIARAIAIEPEVILLDEPCSALDPIATAKIEDLIAELKERYTIVIVTHNMQQAARVADYTAYMFLGDLVEFGETSQIFRKPKNKQTEDYITGRFG
- the pstA gene encoding phosphate ABC transporter permease PstA, coding for MKTWLKSGSPYIWLTGGAMTLCMVMVIGLLLLIGVRGFSHFWPAAIVETTYTLPGAEPVRLLGEISRSETLTAVQVREAGIEVPEGQQLVTRHLFKQGTRDHLGRDFVWYLDDFMSEWRYPKDALMLERREWGNFYGYPVELREGDQVVARGEALPRELAARVKRSNDLFEQIRRIERRDIGNINMRLERIRLAERRLELSDDVPPAQVAEQKEGFARERAELDAEYLVLQDQLDQLYLDMRRDTLVAEIMDGRQVEISLANIVRASQPNAMGLGSKLAYYGDRLWEFLAGYPREANTEGGIFPAIFGTVTMVFVMSIIVTPFGILAAIYLREYAKQGPLLRIIRVSVYNLAGVPSIVFGVFGLGFFVYFIGGGIDRLFYPEALPAPTFGTPGLFWVSLTLALLTLPVVIVATEEGLARIPRTVREGSLALGATKAETLWRIVVPQATPAMMTGLILAIARAAGEVAPLMLVGVVKLAPTLPIDGHFPFVHLERKIMHLGFHIFDVGFQSPNVEAARPLVYATALTLVIIIIALNMAAVAIRNHLREKYRSESD
- a CDS encoding ABC transporter permease subunit translates to MREDNARTSGTNNGTASGLPDQARRDRLKKWRRAKDHFSTYGVSAGGLGVVFALALIFIYLFYEVFPLLRSADITPVSSYALHEGGIEHFSLERYNELAAIHTSDGRVRFLEAGDGQLRREVVLPLPEDASISAFAAGDPSEGLFIYGLDDGRALVARTEYRLSYPQDRRHIEPQIAYPLGAEAVSVDAAGAALRRVAVQETGRGFTVAAATDDGRLLLAVYTATVSLFTGEVSLRRQEYILPSPAQPAEKLLIDGAGRNLFVTDALGAIHYYDISNPAAAILVHSVAAVAPGATISAVEFLKGSVSLIVGGTDGTLSQWFLVRDADNVQKLTRIRDFLPHAAAITTLAPEYNRKGFVAADASGSIGIHYATSQRTLLMEPISDKPLVHLGLSPVNIALLAVDEAGRVHYFDLDNPHPQVSMSALWSKVWYEGREGPAYVWQSSSASDDFESKFSLVPLTLGTLKAAFFAMLFAIPLAIMAAVYSAYFMTRALRGFVKPTIEVMEALPTVILGFLAGLWLAPFIERNLPAVFAIFLFIPLAMLLASFLWSCLPADFRARISPGWEGALLVPVVLVVGWLCVAMSPQVEVWFFDGSMRQWLTEVGITYDQRNALVVGIAMGFAVIPTIFSITEDAVFNVPKHLTQGSMALGATPWQTVVGVVIPTASPGIFSAVMIGFGRAVGETMIVLMATGNSPITNFNIFEGMRTLSANIAVELPETAVASTHFRILFLSALVLFVITFIVNTVAEVVRQRLRKRYSSL